One Mycolicibacterium parafortuitum DNA segment encodes these proteins:
- the murI gene encoding glutamate racemase — MTPDAMRPVGIFDSGVGGLTVARAVIDQLPDEDIIYVGDTGNGPYGPLTIPEIRAHALAIGDDLAERGVKALVIACNSASSACLRDARERYAPIPVVEVILPAVRRAVATTRNGRIGVIGTAATIASGAYQDAFAAARDIELFGVACPRFVDFVERGVTSGRQVLGLAEGYLEPLQRAGVDTLVLGCTHYPMLSGLIQLAMGDHVTLVSSAEETAKDLLRVLTERDLLAPHRDAGAPAQRVFEATGDPDAFTALAARFLGPSLDGVRPVQRHAGSRT, encoded by the coding sequence ATGACGCCGGACGCGATGCGCCCGGTCGGGATCTTCGACTCCGGGGTCGGCGGGCTCACGGTGGCCCGCGCGGTGATCGACCAGCTGCCCGACGAGGACATCATCTACGTCGGTGACACCGGCAACGGCCCGTACGGCCCGCTGACCATCCCCGAGATCCGCGCGCACGCGCTGGCCATCGGGGACGACCTCGCCGAGCGCGGCGTCAAGGCGCTTGTCATCGCGTGTAACTCGGCGTCGTCGGCGTGCCTGCGGGATGCCCGGGAACGCTATGCGCCGATCCCGGTGGTCGAGGTGATCCTGCCCGCGGTGCGTCGCGCCGTCGCGACGACCCGCAACGGCCGCATCGGGGTGATCGGTACCGCGGCGACCATCGCCTCGGGCGCCTACCAGGACGCGTTCGCCGCCGCGCGTGACATCGAGCTGTTCGGGGTGGCGTGCCCGCGCTTCGTCGACTTCGTCGAACGCGGGGTCACCAGCGGGCGGCAGGTACTCGGGCTGGCCGAGGGTTATCTGGAGCCGCTGCAGCGCGCCGGGGTGGACACCCTGGTGCTGGGCTGCACGCATTACCCGATGCTCTCGGGCCTGATCCAGCTCGCCATGGGCGATCACGTGACGCTGGTGTCCAGCGCCGAGGAGACGGCCAAGGATCTGCTGCGGGTGCTGACCGAGCGTGACCTGCTGGCACCGCACCGCGATGCCGGGGCGCCGGCGCAGCGGGTGTTCGAGGCGACCGGGGACCCGGACGCGTTCACGGCGCTGGCCGCGCGGTTCCTGGGGCCCTCACTGGACGGGGTGCGCCCGGTGCAGCGTCACGCGGGTAGCCGGACATGA
- a CDS encoding cyclic nucleotide-degrading phosphodiesterase: MGVRITVLGCSGSVVGPDSPASGYLVTAPDTPPLVLDFGGGVLGALQRHADPNSVHVLLSHLHADHCLDLPGLFVWRRYHPTPAPERGIVYGPANTWARLGAASSPEGGEIDDFTDIFDIRHWVDAQPVQIGALTVLPRVVCHPTESYGMRITDPSGATLVYSGDTGYCDQLIELARGADVFLCEASWTHSPERPPRLHLSGTEAGRAAARAGVGELLLTHIPPWTSREDVISEAKAEFDGPVHAVVCNESFDVSRA; this comes from the coding sequence ATGGGCGTGCGAATCACCGTACTCGGTTGTTCCGGCAGTGTTGTCGGTCCAGATTCGCCTGCGTCCGGATACCTCGTCACCGCGCCCGACACGCCGCCGTTGGTGCTCGACTTCGGCGGAGGTGTGCTCGGCGCGCTGCAACGCCACGCCGATCCGAACTCGGTGCACGTGCTGCTGTCGCATCTGCACGCCGACCACTGCCTCGATCTTCCCGGCCTTTTCGTGTGGCGCCGCTATCACCCGACCCCGGCGCCCGAACGCGGGATCGTGTACGGGCCGGCGAACACCTGGGCTCGGCTGGGTGCCGCGTCGTCGCCGGAGGGCGGCGAGATCGACGACTTCACCGACATCTTCGACATCCGCCACTGGGTCGACGCGCAACCGGTCCAGATCGGCGCGCTGACCGTGCTTCCGCGCGTGGTGTGCCACCCCACCGAGTCCTACGGCATGCGCATCACGGACCCGTCGGGCGCGACGCTGGTCTACAGCGGGGACACCGGGTATTGCGACCAGCTCATCGAGTTGGCCCGCGGCGCCGACGTGTTCCTGTGCGAGGCATCGTGGACGCATTCGCCGGAGCGCCCGCCCCGGCTGCATCTGTCCGGCACCGAGGCAGGCCGCGCGGCCGCCCGGGCCGGGGTCGGCGAACTGCTGCTGACGCACATCCCGCCGTGGACCTCACGCGAGGACGTCATCAGCGAGGCCAAGGCGGAATTCGACGGCCCGGTGCACGCCGTGGTGTGCAACGAGTCGTTCGACGTCTCCCGCGCCTGA
- a CDS encoding rhomboid family intramembrane serine protease: protein MTGTGGHSALPAQPNKRPAWLVGGLTVVSFVALLYVIEAYDSVTGHQLDRNGIRPLETDGLSGILFAPLLHSNWEHLVANTGPALVLGFLMTLAGLSRFIFATAIIWIVGGFGTWLIGNIGAPTYNGVVVETNHIGASGLIFGWLTFLIVFGFFTRKVWEIVVGVVVLFIYGSILLGVLPGTFGVSWQGHLCGAAAGVLAAYLLSGPERKARALRRPVRPPQLNS from the coding sequence ATGACGGGCACCGGTGGTCACTCGGCGCTTCCCGCGCAGCCGAACAAGCGGCCCGCGTGGTTGGTCGGTGGCCTCACCGTCGTGTCGTTCGTCGCCCTGCTCTACGTCATCGAGGCCTACGACTCGGTGACCGGACACCAGCTGGACCGCAACGGGATTCGCCCGCTGGAGACCGACGGCCTCAGCGGCATCCTGTTCGCCCCACTGCTGCACTCCAATTGGGAACACCTGGTGGCCAACACCGGCCCGGCGTTGGTGCTCGGGTTCCTGATGACGCTGGCCGGGCTGTCCCGCTTCATCTTCGCGACGGCGATCATCTGGATCGTCGGCGGCTTCGGCACCTGGCTGATCGGCAACATCGGTGCGCCGACCTACAACGGGGTCGTCGTCGAGACCAATCACATCGGGGCCTCCGGGCTGATCTTCGGCTGGCTGACCTTCCTGATCGTGTTCGGCTTTTTCACCAGGAAGGTGTGGGAGATCGTCGTCGGCGTCGTGGTGCTCTTCATCTACGGCAGCATCCTGCTGGGCGTCCTGCCGGGAACGTTCGGCGTCTCCTGGCAGGGCCATCTGTGCGGCGCCGCCGCCGGCGTGCTGGCCGCCTATCTGCTGTCCGGGCCGGAGCGCAAGGCACGCGCGCTGCGGCGCCCGGTTCGTCCGCCGCAGCTGAACTCATGA